A window of Lentisphaera araneosa HTCC2155 contains these coding sequences:
- a CDS encoding YkgJ family cysteine cluster protein: MGTWNCQRCGNCCRWPGIVKVNDTEIANIAKYLEMNEDDFLDQYTELRPDRKGLTLISKEDDSCIFLEGKNHCTIQPVKPQQCSDFLVKWFPKPEDNCDAIYTEDENSS; encoded by the coding sequence ATGGGCACATGGAATTGTCAACGCTGCGGAAATTGTTGTCGCTGGCCGGGCATTGTAAAAGTTAACGATACTGAAATTGCCAACATCGCAAAATACCTAGAAATGAATGAAGATGATTTTTTGGATCAATACACCGAACTTCGTCCAGACCGCAAAGGTCTAACTCTCATCTCAAAAGAAGATGATTCCTGTATATTTTTAGAGGGAAAAAACCACTGTACAATCCAGCCCGTTAAGCCACAGCAGTGTTCAGATTTTTTAGTGAAGTGGTTCCCTAAGCCCGAAGATAATTGCGATGCAATTTATACTGAGGACGAAAATTCGTCCTAA
- a CDS encoding aminotransferase class I/II-fold pyridoxal phosphate-dependent enzyme, with amino-acid sequence MNPLAEKLNEQISVSNPHVLEMLSDYGKRIFFPSAGILAQSAEAKAEAHLYNATIGIATEGGKAMGLESITEQVNDLENAEYLPYAPSPGLPALRTKWQELQLEKNPSMTGKDASSPVVTNALTHGISLTGSLFMNPGETLVLSDHFWGNYNLFFNATLGVNMEFFTLFNEDGTFNSSSYKETLLKAAEGKDQITTILNFPNNPTGYSVLKQDVDGILDAVKAVADTGTNVVVICDDAYFGLFFEEDVLKESLFAYFADLHERVLAVKVDGATKEDYVWGLRCGFITYAAKGLANEGLKALEQKTGGAIRATVSNISHLSQRIVLKAFSNGDYASQKQEKFDIMKGRYEKVKEVLADSRFAEYFSPYPYNSGYFMTMKLEHGLDANEYRQYLLKNKGIGTISIGASNIRVAFSCTEESHLADLFDKMYEAASEMVAAK; translated from the coding sequence ATGAACCCTCTCGCTGAAAAACTCAATGAGCAGATCTCTGTATCTAACCCCCACGTACTCGAAATGCTCTCCGACTACGGAAAGCGTATTTTTTTCCCCTCTGCAGGTATTTTAGCACAAAGTGCTGAAGCCAAAGCTGAAGCCCACCTATACAACGCGACTATTGGTATTGCTACCGAAGGTGGCAAAGCCATGGGCCTCGAATCTATCACTGAGCAAGTCAATGATCTCGAAAATGCGGAATACCTCCCCTACGCACCTTCACCCGGTCTTCCAGCCTTGCGTACAAAATGGCAAGAACTTCAACTTGAGAAGAATCCTTCTATGACTGGCAAGGATGCATCTTCACCAGTTGTAACAAATGCTCTCACGCACGGCATCTCACTTACGGGATCACTCTTCATGAATCCTGGTGAAACACTCGTTCTCTCAGATCACTTCTGGGGTAACTACAACCTCTTCTTTAACGCTACTCTTGGCGTCAATATGGAATTCTTCACACTCTTCAATGAAGATGGAACTTTCAATAGCTCAAGCTATAAAGAAACTCTTCTCAAAGCCGCTGAAGGTAAAGATCAAATCACGACTATTCTTAACTTCCCTAACAATCCTACTGGCTATTCAGTGCTCAAACAGGATGTTGATGGTATTCTCGATGCGGTAAAAGCAGTTGCAGACACAGGTACTAACGTGGTTGTTATTTGTGATGATGCTTATTTTGGTCTTTTCTTCGAAGAAGATGTACTTAAAGAATCTCTCTTCGCTTACTTCGCTGATCTTCACGAACGTGTACTCGCTGTAAAAGTTGATGGTGCAACTAAAGAAGATTATGTTTGGGGCCTCCGCTGTGGTTTCATCACATACGCTGCTAAGGGTTTAGCTAATGAAGGCCTAAAAGCTCTCGAGCAAAAAACTGGTGGCGCTATCCGTGCAACCGTTTCTAATATCTCTCACCTTTCACAACGCATTGTTCTCAAAGCTTTCAGTAACGGCGACTACGCTTCACAAAAGCAAGAGAAATTCGACATCATGAAAGGTCGTTATGAAAAAGTGAAAGAAGTTCTTGCTGATAGCCGTTTCGCTGAGTACTTCAGCCCTTACCCTTATAACTCTGGCTACTTCATGACTATGAAGCTTGAGCATGGACTCGACGCTAATGAGTACCGTCAATACCTCCTTAAGAACAAAGGTATTGGTACAATCTCCATCGGTGCTTCTAACATTCGTGTCGCGTTCTCATGCACTGAAGAATCACACCTAGCTGACCTCTTCGACAAAATGTACGAAGCTGCTAGCGAAATGGTGGCTGCTAAATAA